A single region of the Lacerta agilis isolate rLacAgi1 chromosome 9, rLacAgi1.pri, whole genome shotgun sequence genome encodes:
- the C1QTNF7 gene encoding complement C1q tumor necrosis factor-related protein 7 isoform X2 produces the protein MFVLFCVTSLAICASGQPLLSQFKGEHYSTRYVCSIPGLPGAAGLPGDNGLPGPHGRIGIPGRDGRDGRKGERGEKGNTGLRGKTGPVGPAGEKGDQGEAGKKGPTGSGGVKGSVGPVGPIGPKGDKGDRGKPGLPGICKCGQIVLKSAFSVGITTSYPEERLPIVFNKVLFNEGGHYNPSNGKFICAIPGIYYFSYDITLANKHLAIGLVHNGKFRIKTFDANTGNHDVASGSTVMYLQPEDEVWLEIFYTDQNGLFADPTWADSLFSGFLLYVDTDYLDSLSDEDEL, from the exons ATGTTTGTGTTGTTCTGTGTCACAAGTTTGGCCATCTGTGCAAGTGGGCAGCCTCTTCTCAGCCAGTTTAAAGGCGAGCATTATTCTACAAGATACGTATGTAGCATACCTGGGTTGCCAGGTGCTGCAGGTCTTCCTGGAGATAATGGATTACCTGGACCTCACGGGCGCATTGGGATCCCGGGACGAGATGGCCGAGATggcaggaagggagaaaggggtGAGAAGGGCAACACAG GTTTAAGAGGAAAGACCGGCCCTGTAGGACCAGCTGGGGAGAAAGGAGACCAAGGAGAAGCTGGCAAAAAAGGACCCACGGGGTCAGGAGGTGTTAAAGGCAGTGTGGGTCCCGTGGGTCCCATTGGTCCCAAGGGGGATAAAGGAGACAGAGGAAAACCAGGTTTACCAGGAATCTGCAAGTGTGGGCAAATAGTACTGAAATCCGCCTTTTCTGTTGGGATCACCACGAGTTACCCGGAGGAAAGGTTGCCAATTGTTTTCAATAAAGTCCTTTTCAACGAAGGAGGGCATTACAACCCTTCAAATGGGAAGTTCATATGTGCCATCCCAGGGATCTATTACTTCTCCTATGACATCACTTTGGCAAACAAACATCttgccattggcctggtccacaATGGGAAGTTCCGGATAAAGACATTTGACGCCAACACAGGGAACCACGATGTTGCTTCCGGGTCCACCGTCATGTACCTTCAGCCAGAGGACGAAGTATGGCTTGAGATCTTCTACACGGATCAGAACGGTCTCTTTGCCGATCCCACGTGGGCAGACAGCCTGTTTTCAGGATTCCTCCTGTATGTTGATACAGACTATCTTGATTCCCTGTCAGATGAAGATGAACTGTGA
- the C1QTNF7 gene encoding complement C1q tumor necrosis factor-related protein 7 isoform X1: MLQLQRKHMVLLGKLRSVAPKQAPKMFVLFCVTSLAICASGQPLLSQFKGEHYSTRYVCSIPGLPGAAGLPGDNGLPGPHGRIGIPGRDGRDGRKGERGEKGNTGLRGKTGPVGPAGEKGDQGEAGKKGPTGSGGVKGSVGPVGPIGPKGDKGDRGKPGLPGICKCGQIVLKSAFSVGITTSYPEERLPIVFNKVLFNEGGHYNPSNGKFICAIPGIYYFSYDITLANKHLAIGLVHNGKFRIKTFDANTGNHDVASGSTVMYLQPEDEVWLEIFYTDQNGLFADPTWADSLFSGFLLYVDTDYLDSLSDEDEL; encoded by the exons cacCAAAGATGTTTGTGTTGTTCTGTGTCACAAGTTTGGCCATCTGTGCAAGTGGGCAGCCTCTTCTCAGCCAGTTTAAAGGCGAGCATTATTCTACAAGATACGTATGTAGCATACCTGGGTTGCCAGGTGCTGCAGGTCTTCCTGGAGATAATGGATTACCTGGACCTCACGGGCGCATTGGGATCCCGGGACGAGATGGCCGAGATggcaggaagggagaaaggggtGAGAAGGGCAACACAG GTTTAAGAGGAAAGACCGGCCCTGTAGGACCAGCTGGGGAGAAAGGAGACCAAGGAGAAGCTGGCAAAAAAGGACCCACGGGGTCAGGAGGTGTTAAAGGCAGTGTGGGTCCCGTGGGTCCCATTGGTCCCAAGGGGGATAAAGGAGACAGAGGAAAACCAGGTTTACCAGGAATCTGCAAGTGTGGGCAAATAGTACTGAAATCCGCCTTTTCTGTTGGGATCACCACGAGTTACCCGGAGGAAAGGTTGCCAATTGTTTTCAATAAAGTCCTTTTCAACGAAGGAGGGCATTACAACCCTTCAAATGGGAAGTTCATATGTGCCATCCCAGGGATCTATTACTTCTCCTATGACATCACTTTGGCAAACAAACATCttgccattggcctggtccacaATGGGAAGTTCCGGATAAAGACATTTGACGCCAACACAGGGAACCACGATGTTGCTTCCGGGTCCACCGTCATGTACCTTCAGCCAGAGGACGAAGTATGGCTTGAGATCTTCTACACGGATCAGAACGGTCTCTTTGCCGATCCCACGTGGGCAGACAGCCTGTTTTCAGGATTCCTCCTGTATGTTGATACAGACTATCTTGATTCCCTGTCAGATGAAGATGAACTGTGA